The genomic interval caagtatatATTGGGCACCTGgctactgaggaggtagagaAGAGGTTGgatgccagccagggcaaaaagggtAGTGAAACTTTATCTCAACAAAAGAAGATGGGCATGGTGGAATACCAGCAAGGAGGCAGGCCAgtgataggtaggaggatcagaaaCTCAGTCTAAGGCCCACTAGAGGTAAAAGTGAGACCAGGGCCAGGCTGTGGTACAAGTGGCAAAGCGTCATGAAGGTGCTTCCCTATGATCTAGAGCCTAGTTACTGTCTTTGAACACCTGCAGATACTTATGGAATAAATTGATACTCAGCACCACATTCCTTCCAGTGCTTAGCAAAAAGAGATGGGTAGGAAGTGAGACATGCTGCCAACAAAAAGCAGGTTTACAAGGTGAAAATTGGATTCTGAGCATCAAAACGGGTCCAAGACATAAACTTTAGTTCATAGTACTCAGGTGAAgtgcatggaaaaaaaaaaaaacccacaaatgcaGTCTTCTCCTgtgaatttctttcttccaaggcAGGGATATATTGTTACTGTCCACATGTAATTTAAATTAAACAAACTCAAAGGCAGGACGAAGCAGGTCTTCAGCTATAAATCCAAACTCAAGTTCACATCCTTCTACAATGTGTGACAATTCACCTATGACCTAACCAACACAGTAATACTCATTTCTGGGAAATGAGCAGCAGGCACACCACGTCATGCCACCTAACATCTTCTGACACATTTACTTTGATAGCCCCACTATTATGTGAAAATTAGCTTGAGACATTTAAGAAAATCAAGTATTACCTCTATAAATTTGTTCAAGGTTGCATTGGTTGGGTTATGTGTAATAAGGAATCTCATGTTCTTGTACGTGACTTCCACAGGAGCAGGGCGGTTCATTCGAGCCATGTTAATTTAGTTAAAAACACTCAAGAGGGTtatgaaagaatttaaaagttgAATACAGAAATGATGCAGAAACTGAAGTCTACTTCAATATACTCCACTTGAAATTCTCAGTGCTTTGCATATGAAATTGGGAGCGATGGTAAATGAAATAACTCCTAAAGAGAAGCAGCAACTCTTCAATCCAGTAATACTGAGGCAATAGAAGGAAGGGCACTGAGCTTTACCCCATCCAGGTCACAACACTTGTAAAAGGCTTCGCAGATTTCAAAACACTTCTGTGTCCAGGTTAACCACTCTTATGGGGGCTTCTTGGTGGAGTAGTAATGAGTTTCTACAGTTCACTTGTCTGCATAGAGGTCGTGCTGTGCCTGGCAGTAATCTCCACTGCCCTTCAGAAACTCCATAAATGTGTGACCAAGAACACCACAGAACTGCTgtttagaagaaaaagagaaaaaagttattttccaCTTAAATGGAATGTGCTATGCTTTTTTTACAGTATTCAAGTACACATCTTCTCCAAGTAAAGCCCAGGCTACCTTTCAAATTttacttgaattaaaaaaatccaacTGAGTGATTGGAGACTAAATCAATGAACATAAAACAAGCAGTCAGAAATCCATCAAATGAAAATTACTAATCTATTACAGAAAATCCTTGTAACATCTGGTGAGATTCCCTTATGGGTGTTTTACATTGTTATCAACTACATGTACAATGTCCTGTATCGATCTGTCCGACTTAGAAAACATCTATACACATTAATAGGAAGTTGACGAAGTTCCAAGTCTGAAGCCATTACCCTTGCATAATTAACTCCTATACTGAAAATGATTTAagtttcttttcagattttttttctttttcctagttcATGATAGGGGCGAGAAGAGGTCAGTTGTATGCTCTTTCTAGTAAGATAACACTTCTCTATGTAATCGTTCAGtaattttttgcttttgaatCTTAGTTTTTAAAGTTATGTTTAGGTTACAACCACATCTTCATTTTGTACTTTCCATTAGCTCTCAAGTTCCAAAACACACTCAAgaagacttttaaaaagcaagatagtTCCAATAGGCTTACAGCATTCTACCTAGAATAAAATTAATCAGCTCTCCATAAAAATGATGGTACTCCTTCAAACACTTAAAACTATCTTTAACCAATACATCCTTTTCTGAAGGGACCAGTTTTCAAAGTGCTTACATACACATCTCATTTTATTAGCAACCTATGCATTTATCACTCTTATTTAATAAGTGAGGAAAATGAGTCTGTAAATGATCTAAGTAACTTACGTAAGTTTAAAAGGAAGTAACTGTCACTtgtaactataaaaataaaatacccataattttaataatatccttttgtattttaaaaacatttcacttATCAGACCTAAAACTGAAATCTAATTCAGACAAGAAAAAGGGTTAGGAAATCTCCCTTGactttttttcctattaagtCTCAAAATCAATGTAGCTACTAGGGCCATAAATATAAATGAGTAATACTTTCCCCACATTCCTTTAAGCCCTAGGTCAGATTCATGACAATATCAAACATTAAATGAATATTCACAGGACACTGCAGAATATATACATAGAAGGCATTTAAGTTAATGTTCATCCACAACCAAGCAGTTTGTGTACTTAGAAGTGAAGAAGGGACAGAGGAAAAGCATGGGTAATAAGAGCACTAGTGACAGCCACTGGCCGGGAGACTGTATTCAAGGATAAAttactaaacaaaataaaatcttgtAACAAAAAAAAGGATTCCACTAATATTCCATCCTTAAATTTAAGCACTTAAAAGACTTAAAATTAATACATCTGCTTCCATTTTCATCCCTTGAGAGTCCACACCGGTCAGTTTCTAAAAGTTTGCTACATTTCAAGAATTCATAtggtgaagtccctgagttcaaacctcagtgccgccaacaaaaacaaaaaagtccagTCTACATTGAGTCATTTAAAAGGTCCcataaacaaaattgtattaaGTTTGTTGAAAGGAGTCCTCAGAAGTTACTTCACTTACTTGCCAGCTGGGTTACGAAAATTGGTGTCTAAGTCATCACTAAAGACATCACTTACTACAGTGAACAGAAACAACAGCTTCACTGTACCTCAAATCCTAAGTCCTTTGGACATACGATTGAGGCCACTCTGCCAATGATACAAAATTCACTGAACACATTCGCAGAATTTTTAAGCAGTCTCACCAGGAAAGCGGGTGGGCACTACTTACTTTTACCCGGTGGCTGGGAGACTCTCCACCAAAGCACCCTCGGTCTGCTCAAGACAGCCCGGACCTAATCCCTCCTCCCAGGAAAAATCTGGTTGGGAACCAGGAAGAGACCTTTTCCCTCCTCCGTTTCGGCTGCTCGCACTCGCAGTACACAGCAGGTGACAGGGAGCAGCGTCTGGGGTCGGACTGGCAGTGTGCAGACCACCTTGTCACTGAGGGCTGGCGAGTGTGTCCCGGGCACGCTTAGGTCTATCAGATGACGGTGCACCCAGCACCCGGCACGTGCGGGACCCTCCAGGCCCGGAGCCAACAGAACGCGCAGAGGGCGAGCGGCCCGGCGCTTCCGCCCACTGCGCCCCTGGACCGCCCGAGTTCGGCCACAACCCCGACCTCCGCCGCCGGCTGCACGCGGGGCGCGGCCACCAGCCGGGCTCCCGGGCCCCGGCCTTCGGCCTGCCCGGGGCGAGGACGGTGCCGGAGGCGGCGCAGAGCGCTCACCTGCAGGCCGCCCGCCGCCCCCCGCGGGCCGCAGTCACGGGTGCGCGCCGCGCCTTCCGCGGGCCGCGGGCGAGGCCATCTTGTCTCCGGCTGCGGCCCGTCTGGCCCGCGCTCCGCGGCCGTTACCGCTGCCCGTCCGCCCACCCCGGCCGGTCCCGCAGTGGCCGCGGCCCGCGCCTCTTCCCGAACAAAGGCCCCGACGCCGTGGGCCGGCACGGGGGCCGCAGGCGGGGGCGGCGGTCACAAAGGGACCTCTGCCGCCCGGCCCGGCCCGCCGCTGCGGCGACCGAACCACCCCTGCCCGCAGCTCCGCGCCGCAGGCCCGCCCCGCGCCCCAGCCCACTAGGGACCCCCGAAGCCGCGGCCTCGCGGCGGAAGGCGGCCGCCGGGCTCCGAACAAAGGCGGCGGTGGTGGGATGGGGGGGCGGCCGCCCTCTCCAGTCCGCGGCGGCGGGGCGACGACTACTCACAGGAATATGTCTACTCATTGAAGATTGTGGCCTAATCATACAGCCGGTCCCGAGGCGGCGGCGACACAGGCGGCGGCGGCTGCAGGGAAGAGGGCGGCGGTGCTCGTCGCGAGGCGGCGGCGGAGGCGATGCGGGCGGTGGCGGGGCACCAAGACTACCATGCAGTGAGCGGCTCCGCGGAGAGCGCGTCGCCGAGCCGGCCGCAGCCCCAGGAGCCAATGCGCGCGCCGCGGCGCCCTTGCGTCACAAACCCACCTTTTTATACCCGGCGCGACGAGCAAGCCCCGGCAGCCAATCGCCGTCCGGCGCGGACGAACGTGGGCGGAGGCCCGCCCCCGCCGACGTCACCGCCCGGCGGCCGCCGCCGGTGCGAACCGGTTGATGAATGGCGGAGTGCGGCTGCTGGAGCATCCCCGAGGGGGGGCGGGCGGGCCAGAGGAGAATTGCGGGTGCTGGGATTTGGGGCGGGAAGGGTGGGATCTGCAATCTCGCCCAACACGGTAGTTGCGATCATTAAGGCCACGTAGGTGCGCACGTGTCACGCGGGGAGGCTTGAAGTTTGCCTCAAACTTAAATGCAGTCCCTCTAAGCCGTAACCGCATCGCGGTCTCCAACCTTAAGTCGCAATCTGAAGTCCTGTTTGCCAACGGTTTACCTTGGCACCTGCCCCGTGGGATTCCGCCAAGTAGCATTTATGTCGTAGGATCACTGTGCCCGGTGACTCAACAGCTCGGATGCCCGGGCCCTGGGCTGGGACAAGATGGGTTCCTGTCGCCGGGGACGCTAGGAAACGCAGGCAGCTTCCGCAGGGGTCACCCGCGGGGCAGGGGGCGCGACCCGCCCGCCATGGCCGTTTTGGGGCGCGCCTCCGACCGGTCTGCCGCCGCTGCGGTGGCTCCGGGTGGCATCAGGTCACAGCGTCCTGTGCCCCGCTGCTCACGTGGGCTGCCGCAGGTAGGGTTAACGCTGCTAAAGGAAGCGGTTTTAAACATAGCCTTCGGTTCTGTGAAGCTGccctttttgttccttttcagtCTGCTGTCGTCTAAGGGAGGCCCCTGGGAAGTGAAGTCTTGTTGCAGCTGAGCTGTGTTCTAGGAGGGCAACTTTTTTCAGTCTGAAAgcctttctccttcctcagtTGTCTTCTTACCGGCCTTGAAGAACTGTCTCCTAACAGGCCGTTTTTCCTGAGCCTTAGGTGGGGAAGGCTCTAGGGATCTAACTGTCCTCCCTAGTATACTGCAGAATTTAAGGATCTTCTAGAACTTCTATTTAGAGACTGCTTCCATAGTTAGTCAacgctttttatttttttgtggtactgggagctgaactcaggacctccacctgtactctgtcacttgagccactccgccagcctcaACTTTCTTAAGCAAATATATTTATTCTATAAGGGTAATTGCTTCTGAAAAAAATTAGGCCAGACCTTCAGAGGAACAACAGTCAActcatattcatttaaaaaaaattgcttgcTTAGGGATTCCTTTAAGTCAAGGAACACTAGAATTTAAGACATTATATCCTCCTACAACTAAATACAAAAGGATTAGGTTTATAAATAAGTCTCACAGgaagatttagaaaaaaatttggaatggTAAGTTAAAGTTTAGCAGACCAGGAGATGCAAGtcacagagaaaagaagacacttcattttatagaaattaaaaacttctgctgggtgcctgtggctcacacctgtaatcttatctactcatgaggcagagattaggaagcttgctggttcaaggctagcctaagcaaatagttcttgagatcctatctcaaaaaatccttcacaaaaaagggctggcagagtggctcaaagtgcaggccctgagttcaaaccctagtgctaaaaaaaaaaaaaaaaagttctatatGGCAAATGACTTAACTACTATTTCACATTTGGAGAAAATATTGATGGATACATTGTGGGCCTCACAATCCACAGATCCTGTAATTACCACAAGCAGTGCTGGCACGAAGTATTCAGTTAGCTGTGCTCATTGAGCTCTGGAAGTCTCACTCTCTCATGATAGGTACCACCAGGACATAGTTCAAGGATGAAAAATAGAGCCTTCTAAAGAGATAGCCAGtccactgaattctcacagggtagcCATAGGCCTGCTTCTGTGGCAGCTGCCATGTTATGTCCTATGACACAGTGGTTCACTGCTGTGCTGAGGGTATCTGTTCTATTAGTTCAGTAGTTCTGCTGATTTTCAGAGACCAGGATCCATCCCAGCATTGGTCAGGAGATCCTAGGGGTCTGAGGGTTCACTAACCTTCACAGATTTGCACTCAGCTTATTTGCAGAGGATCTCAAAACAGACTTGCAAATAGTTCAGACATCAAGAAGAAAACACCTACAAATCCAATGCTTACTCTAAACTCCACAAGAAACCCCAAGATGTGTGCTTTTCTCTCCTGCtaaacaagatgccccactgctaaCAAAACCTGTGTCCTTAACCTCATCAAGGTAGGCAGGACTTTTCATCAgcatattcaaaatataaaaaccaatAGCAAGGTATGAAAGATTATAAAAACATAAGGAAGATCCTTATGTGAGGTGAGAGACTGCAGAAGACAACAAATCAGCAAATCCTGATGAAGAACAAAGAAATCCTTACAAGGGCAGTGGACCTCGTAAACACTGATTCAAGTATACAGGAGGATCGAAAATTTCATCCTTTTCAGTCTCCTCTGATTAGTTGAGGTCATGAGGGAGTCTGATAACATTTATAGCAAAAGTATGACCACTGCAATGGTACAATACCAACCTAGAAAGAGACATTAATTTGCAAGGTATATGATATATCAAGCACATTTAATGGGCAAATACCCCAATGGGCCAAAACCCGGTAGGTGTTTGAATACTAGTGAAGAGGGTGAGCTCCCTTTTCATATATAGGAGGTGTTTTAAAAATCCAGGTATATAGTCATGGTTGCTATCAACattgttaaaatttgttttcagaaaatTTGTTGGGTTATAATTTGTGATTAAGGTAAAAAGTGTGTAGTAAATTTCTATGAGTATATAATTCAGTGTTTAAATGTTATTCAAAACTAAAGCATGCTCAGTGGCAAAGAGTAACTTAATTTCTTCCCTTAAGACATTATTTTATCAAGAGCCTTTTAGACAAGgttaagtgaataataaaagcaCAACAGTGCTATATCATAATTTCTATAGCAATTCCAGACACAGCAATTTCCAATCAAGTTTTCCACAATAAGTCTCTCAAGGAATCTAGCCTAAGAATAGAGTCCAAAAGCCAATATCTGTATGTGGGCTACTGTGTTTCATAGATATAGAAACTTTCACTTACCCAACAGGGTACTATAGATCTATAAATTAATACAGCTGGCTCACAGTAAACTTTACATCATCATATTCAACCATTAGAGATATTTTCTTCTCTATAGATTTAAGCAGTTTTTGAATAACTTAAAGTAATTGTCTATCTTAAGACTATTTCTCTTTAGTCTTTGTAATGTCCATTTTttcctatactttttttttttaatgctttttgagATGTTCTGACTGTGTAGCTGAAGCTGGCCTCaaatatcctcctgcctctacctttcCAGTGCCGGCATTACAGGTGAGGCCCCCTCAGCTGGCTTTTCCCTTTACTTTTCAtacctaattttctttcttttttttgtagcactgggatttgaattcagggcttgctaggcaggtactcttacttcctgagccattcccccagccctcttGCCTAATTTTAGTCAAATTAAATGTAAGCAAAGTTGCCTAGGTAGTGTTCAAATTAGATGAGAATGTGTTTTCACTTTAGTAATTCTGCCACTTTATAGTGAATATTTGCTTCTGTGGGAGCTCAGTATGGGTACTAAGATATGACATGCTGGAAGAGACATTTCCTTGGGACACAATAAGGAGCTGTGAAGCCATAATCAGAGCATTTTTATAGCATGCCATTATAACTGATCCAGAGTCTGGTACCTGGAGAAATCTAACTTGAGAAAACTCTTATTTTCAGAAAACTTGGTAAAATTTCTCTTGCTGTTCTGCAACCTGAACACAGACCACTTGAGGATTGGAAATCAGTAGGGACACAGTTTCCATGTGATTATCTAGAACATGTTGAATTATGCCAGTCTGAAGTGAGGCAAAAATAGCTTAAGACAGGAGAGTTTAATTTGGCTAGAGAGAGCGAGTGGAGTGTAAAGTTTAAAGGTTGGTTATGCATGTTGTAGCAAAGCTGTCACTTGACAGGTTCAATTTACAGAGCTGGCATTTAGGCTGTAGATAATCCAGACAGACACTGACCTAAGCAATGTGACTGGAGCAAGCCTTATGTAAGGAGAAATGTTCTTGAGCAGTTTCTTGCCAACATAATCACATTTGGTTGACAAAAGCTACAATAGTCGTGCTTTCTCCCCTGTCCTAATGCAGTTGCTTTTTAACTGGGCATGTTCAACAAACATTGCAGTTGTAGTGTCTCCTATAGTTCATGAGTATAGAAGCCTTTTGAAATTCCTTCTGTTTAAAGATAGTGGTCACATCATGTATTTCTTGAATCCCCAGACATTAATATACACCCATAGATAACCAATATTTGTCTGAGTATCATCAAGTCATTTTCCACCTAAAATCCTTCTAGGGCATCCCACTCCCACTTCTCCTAATTTTTCTTTGCAGCTTGCTTTCAGTCTCTCAAATGTTTGACAATGGCGTTCACTGGGGTTTTGTCCTAGGGCCTCCCACCTTTGCCCTGTGCTCTCCCTCGGTTTTAATCCCCTCCCATACTTTAGCAATcaaccttttcttcctctcctcccccgcTGCCAGCATTTATTTGTTAACTACCTAGCCCAAACCAGGCACTCTGATATCATGTTCGGCCACATAAGCATGGTCTCTGTCCCAACAAAACTTTTATACAGACAAGGAAAGAGgttgaaaaaaataattggaagttcctaaaaattgtgtttttaagtTTTCAGAGAACAAGTTGTCTTGATAGATAACTACAATAGTAAGACTGGCTAAAATTTGTGGTGCTTTTATTTTCCAAGCTATGTGCTAAGtacatgtgtatttttttgttgACACTGTTAGAATAATCAGACTCTGgaatagaaacttaaaaaaaaacatgttggATAATGTCTGCCCCATGAAACatcatatacataatgagattatttttcagaCCTAGCTGCCCATGGTATCATGTGCCTAGactcctagtacttgggaggctgggacagACAAATCACTTATCCTAGGAGTCCgactgagactccatctcaaacaacagcaacaacaaaaatactaagTTAAACATGGAGAAAATACTGTGTGATGTTAAATGAAAAGGAATAGGGTAAAAAGTACATAGTTGGTGTAGCTATACAAACACAAGTTAGAAGCTCCCAGAAAACTTGaaataaattgaattgttttcagaGAATTAAACCAGAAAGTACCATAATGACCATGTTTATATGGTATCTGTGGCTATACAGGAAAGAGTTGCCTCTGATGTATGGATAACATTTAGAAACATCCAAAATCTAAGCGGATTTGAGCCTAATCTAAAGGGTGATTATGAACTGAAACAGAATCAGTTTTATTGTATCTGTTCTGAGAAACAGAGTGAGCTTGGTGAGTGGGTACAGAGCCAAGTGTACAGATTTGAGAGTTGCCAGTGTTTATGTAGCATTCTCTAGGGAGGAGGCATTGAAGCTGTAACCAACATATAGCTGTTGTAGGATATGCCTTATTTTGGGACAGTATCAACAGCATCAAGTAACATTACTACATGCTGGATGTTGTATTAAGCTCTGTATTAGTCCTTTTATATATCGCTCCATCATAAAAATCAACCACAAAGCCTCAGAAAGCTTAGTCACACAAGTATTGTGAGATGCAGCTGGGATTCAAATTCTAGTGGCCTGACAGGAAGAGTCCCTGTTTCTACTGTTAGTCTGCTCTCCTGGTCTTGAAATACCCCTAAGGGATTTACCACCCCTTcaccttcgttccttccttccttccttccttccttcctccttcctccttcccttcctccctccttccctccctcttttccttacttccattattaattattttaatagagtAAAATCAAAGAGACTTTTCTTACTCAAAATAGTGCCCATCAAATCTTAGGATCTAAAACATTCACCTTcttcatgcatacatacacatacatagtaTACAACACACTATTGCACACTTGTAAAACTCCCGTCACTGCTGTGCAGTTTTGCCATGTTCTTTACTAAGActtctctctgtttttgaaatGAGGGCTCacagtgttgcccaggctgatctcaaacttgcAAACTGCAGTGCTCTCTACCTCAGCAAAtcactgggactacaggcatgtaccactccTCCTGGCATTATTTACTCTCAGGCTCTGGTTCTTTGGTCAACAAATaagatttaaatattcatttggcTTCTGACCTATTCTGATTCTGAAAAGGAGTCATGCTATT from Castor canadensis chromosome 8, mCasCan1.hap1v2, whole genome shotgun sequence carries:
- the LOC141425612 gene encoding uncharacterized protein translates to MIRPQSSMSRHIPQFCGVLGHTFMEFLKGSGDYCQAQHDLYADK